Proteins from a genomic interval of Oreochromis aureus strain Israel breed Guangdong linkage group 6, ZZ_aureus, whole genome shotgun sequence:
- the ccsapa gene encoding centriole, cilia and spindle-associated protein isoform X1, which translates to MGATRRRRRRPKKRLQICFKLYFMSPCSDWHQAITRTMVTKKVRTEYMKKFRDPKWETFSKCYEDSVKYRLSRRVIEHSHKPWFWEGWDSGSDSSGWSTPRLTRNKVVPLSLPLPPISLEVKQRLLESKTSPVQKPPYKDGETDVGDRDAAVVDVAQTTAAVVENGVNEAGGSSVAVAPTNSAPSDDTPTDNGPADSVSSDGEPVNPVSRRQRRRHTPRSEQPHLDSSQDDKPAVIRKPPRAKSTPVISTKEKENQRPSSRLDWSERQMEVKRTTNDSHTSDACVQTRRESDKRSSRLDRRRARSADLEKIRRSQLMVVDDRWMTEYMRCFSARLR; encoded by the exons ATGGGagcaacaagaagaagaagacgacgaCCAAAGAAAAGATTGCAAATTTGtttcaaactgtattttatgTCGCCTTGCAGTGATTGGCACCAGGCAATAACAAGAACCATGGTGACCAAGAAAGTGAGGACAGAATATATGAAGAAGTTCAGGGACCCCAAATGGGAGACGTTTTCTAAATGCTATGAGGACTCTGTGAAGTACCGTCTGTCTCGCCGGGTGATAGAACATTCCCACAAGCCCTGGTTCTGGGAGGGCTGGGACAGCGGCTCTGACTCCAGCGGCTGGTCAACACCAAGGCTGACCAGGAACAAAGtggttcctctgtctctcccgCTGCCGCCCATATCCTTGGAGGTCAAGCAGAGGTTGTTGGAGTCAAAGACCAGTCCTGTGCAAAAGCCACCGTACAAGGATGGAGAGACTGACGTGGGGGACCGGGACGCTGCGGTTGTAGATGTGGCACAAACCACAG CAGCAGTTGTAGAAAATGGTGTGAATGAGGCCGGTGGCAGTTCTGTGGCGGTGGCTCCAACAAACAGCGCACCCTCAGACGACACACCCACAGACAACGGGCCAGCCGACTCGGTGTCTTCTGATGGGGAGCCAGTAAACCCAGTATCCCGACGGCAACGCCGCCGCCACACGCCACGCTCTGAGCAGCCGCACCTGGACAGTTCCCAAGATGACAAACCAGCCGTGATCCGTAAACCGCCGAGAGCAAAGAGCACGCCGGTGATCAGCACCAAGGAGAAGGAGAACCAGAGACCATCCAGCCGGCTGGACTGGAGCGAGAGACAGATGGAGGTCAAGAGGACAACCAATGAT AGTCACACTTCTGATGCCTGCGTTCAGACCCGCAGGGAGTCTGACAAGCGGAGCTCCAGGCTGGACCGTCGGCGGGCTCGATCAGCTGACCTGGAAAAGATAAGACGCTCGCAGCTGATGGTGGTGGACGACCGCTGGATGACAGAGTACATGCGCTGTTTCTCCGCCCGGCTTAGGTAG
- the ccsapa gene encoding centriole, cilia and spindle-associated protein isoform X2 — translation MGATRRRRRRPKKRLQICFKLYFMSPCSDWHQAITRTMVTKKVRTEYMKKFRDPKWETFSKCYEDSVKYRLSRRVIEHSHKPWFWEGWDSGSDSSGWSTPRLTRNKVVPLSLPLPPISLEVKQRLLESKTSPVQKPPYKDGETDVGDRDAAVVDVAQTTAVVENGVNEAGGSSVAVAPTNSAPSDDTPTDNGPADSVSSDGEPVNPVSRRQRRRHTPRSEQPHLDSSQDDKPAVIRKPPRAKSTPVISTKEKENQRPSSRLDWSERQMEVKRTTNDSHTSDACVQTRRESDKRSSRLDRRRARSADLEKIRRSQLMVVDDRWMTEYMRCFSARLR, via the exons ATGGGagcaacaagaagaagaagacgacgaCCAAAGAAAAGATTGCAAATTTGtttcaaactgtattttatgTCGCCTTGCAGTGATTGGCACCAGGCAATAACAAGAACCATGGTGACCAAGAAAGTGAGGACAGAATATATGAAGAAGTTCAGGGACCCCAAATGGGAGACGTTTTCTAAATGCTATGAGGACTCTGTGAAGTACCGTCTGTCTCGCCGGGTGATAGAACATTCCCACAAGCCCTGGTTCTGGGAGGGCTGGGACAGCGGCTCTGACTCCAGCGGCTGGTCAACACCAAGGCTGACCAGGAACAAAGtggttcctctgtctctcccgCTGCCGCCCATATCCTTGGAGGTCAAGCAGAGGTTGTTGGAGTCAAAGACCAGTCCTGTGCAAAAGCCACCGTACAAGGATGGAGAGACTGACGTGGGGGACCGGGACGCTGCGGTTGTAGATGTGGCACAAACCACAG CAGTTGTAGAAAATGGTGTGAATGAGGCCGGTGGCAGTTCTGTGGCGGTGGCTCCAACAAACAGCGCACCCTCAGACGACACACCCACAGACAACGGGCCAGCCGACTCGGTGTCTTCTGATGGGGAGCCAGTAAACCCAGTATCCCGACGGCAACGCCGCCGCCACACGCCACGCTCTGAGCAGCCGCACCTGGACAGTTCCCAAGATGACAAACCAGCCGTGATCCGTAAACCGCCGAGAGCAAAGAGCACGCCGGTGATCAGCACCAAGGAGAAGGAGAACCAGAGACCATCCAGCCGGCTGGACTGGAGCGAGAGACAGATGGAGGTCAAGAGGACAACCAATGAT AGTCACACTTCTGATGCCTGCGTTCAGACCCGCAGGGAGTCTGACAAGCGGAGCTCCAGGCTGGACCGTCGGCGGGCTCGATCAGCTGACCTGGAAAAGATAAGACGCTCGCAGCTGATGGTGGTGGACGACCGCTGGATGACAGAGTACATGCGCTGTTTCTCCGCCCGGCTTAGGTAG
- the ccsapa gene encoding centriole, cilia and spindle-associated protein isoform X3 — translation MVTKKVRTEYMKKFRDPKWETFSKCYEDSVKYRLSRRVIEHSHKPWFWEGWDSGSDSSGWSTPRLTRNKVVPLSLPLPPISLEVKQRLLESKTSPVQKPPYKDGETDVGDRDAAVVDVAQTTAAVVENGVNEAGGSSVAVAPTNSAPSDDTPTDNGPADSVSSDGEPVNPVSRRQRRRHTPRSEQPHLDSSQDDKPAVIRKPPRAKSTPVISTKEKENQRPSSRLDWSERQMEVKRTTNDSHTSDACVQTRRESDKRSSRLDRRRARSADLEKIRRSQLMVVDDRWMTEYMRCFSARLR, via the exons ATGGTGACCAAGAAAGTGAGGACAGAATATATGAAGAAGTTCAGGGACCCCAAATGGGAGACGTTTTCTAAATGCTATGAGGACTCTGTGAAGTACCGTCTGTCTCGCCGGGTGATAGAACATTCCCACAAGCCCTGGTTCTGGGAGGGCTGGGACAGCGGCTCTGACTCCAGCGGCTGGTCAACACCAAGGCTGACCAGGAACAAAGtggttcctctgtctctcccgCTGCCGCCCATATCCTTGGAGGTCAAGCAGAGGTTGTTGGAGTCAAAGACCAGTCCTGTGCAAAAGCCACCGTACAAGGATGGAGAGACTGACGTGGGGGACCGGGACGCTGCGGTTGTAGATGTGGCACAAACCACAG CAGCAGTTGTAGAAAATGGTGTGAATGAGGCCGGTGGCAGTTCTGTGGCGGTGGCTCCAACAAACAGCGCACCCTCAGACGACACACCCACAGACAACGGGCCAGCCGACTCGGTGTCTTCTGATGGGGAGCCAGTAAACCCAGTATCCCGACGGCAACGCCGCCGCCACACGCCACGCTCTGAGCAGCCGCACCTGGACAGTTCCCAAGATGACAAACCAGCCGTGATCCGTAAACCGCCGAGAGCAAAGAGCACGCCGGTGATCAGCACCAAGGAGAAGGAGAACCAGAGACCATCCAGCCGGCTGGACTGGAGCGAGAGACAGATGGAGGTCAAGAGGACAACCAATGAT AGTCACACTTCTGATGCCTGCGTTCAGACCCGCAGGGAGTCTGACAAGCGGAGCTCCAGGCTGGACCGTCGGCGGGCTCGATCAGCTGACCTGGAAAAGATAAGACGCTCGCAGCTGATGGTGGTGGACGACCGCTGGATGACAGAGTACATGCGCTGTTTCTCCGCCCGGCTTAGGTAG